The Candidatus Limnocylindrales bacterium genome contains a region encoding:
- a CDS encoding 2-phosphosulfolactate phosphatase, which produces MKVNLDIAIIPEELTHKKLEGKTAVAIDVLRATTTIITALQNGSLLILPVLTPEEAFQKFQESDSPWIIGGERSGRKVAGFHLGNSPREYNSETVRGKKILLTTTNGTRVLKMVEMAGEVLICAFINLTAVAGRLAAQIQKGALQPGEVLIACAGTEGNFSLEDLVCAGGLVHKLDRLVSEKLKKSEAAEAAEILYRSYQTDLLGLFRRTRGGQGLIDIGLGEDLKFCSQIDLYDLVPQFKNGIITP; this is translated from the coding sequence ATGAAAGTGAATCTGGATATTGCGATAATTCCCGAAGAGCTGACTCACAAAAAGCTTGAAGGTAAAACGGCGGTAGCAATAGATGTACTACGGGCTACCACTACCATCATCACTGCCTTGCAAAACGGATCGTTACTGATCCTTCCAGTATTGACTCCCGAAGAAGCTTTTCAGAAATTTCAGGAATCAGATTCTCCCTGGATTATCGGAGGAGAACGGAGCGGCAGAAAAGTAGCGGGATTTCACCTTGGAAACTCTCCAAGGGAATATAATTCTGAAACGGTCCGGGGAAAAAAGATTTTGTTAACGACAACCAACGGAACCCGGGTGCTTAAGATGGTAGAAATGGCCGGGGAAGTGTTGATTTGCGCCTTTATTAACCTGACTGCCGTCGCCGGGCGACTGGCTGCCCAAATACAAAAGGGAGCACTTCAACCGGGAGAGGTACTTATTGCCTGTGCCGGGACAGAGGGAAATTTTTCTTTGGAAGATTTAGTCTGTGCAGGGGGGTTGGTCCACAAATTAGATCGGCTGGTTTCTGAAAAGCTAAAAAAAAGCGAGGCGGCTGAAGCTGCCGAGATTCTCTACCGAAGTTATCAAACCGACCTGTTGGGATTATTTCGACGTACCCGAGGAGGTCAGGGCCTTATAGATATCGGTTTAGGCGAGGATTTAAAATTCTGTTCTCAAATAGATCTCTATGATTTAGTACCTCAATTTAAAAATGGAATCATCACTCCCTGA
- the cofH gene encoding 5-amino-6-(D-ribitylamino)uracil--L-tyrosine 4-hydroxyphenyl transferase CofH, translated as MITATDIPHLTGLLDRFLNMMDPSIARILDKALEDKEISVEECIKLLEVRDFELTALVLVADELRRRAVGNIVTYVVNRNINFTNICYVGCKFCGFKRRPDQEDAYMRTPEEIEAKVEDAVRRGATEVCIQGGLPRNMDGYLYRDILRLVKKKAPQIHIHAYSPMEILHGVERTGLSLEEYLLMLKEAGLGTIPGTAAEILDDEVRRILSQNRLKVAMWVKIITTAHKLGIPSTATIMYGHVEKPWHIANHLALIRSIQKETHGFTEFVPLGFVHENTFLYRKDGSRPGPTGLEELRMHAVSRIMLNGYIKNIQVSWVKLGIKLAQLCLNAGANDFSGTLMEENISKAAGATTGEYLAPEEMRRLIWDLGRIPAERSTTYQLLKVFNQKEEVTTEANPAYTEEIALPVSIR; from the coding sequence ATGATAACAGCTACGGATATACCTCATTTAACCGGTCTTCTGGATCGTTTCTTGAACATGATGGATCCGTCTATTGCCAGGATTTTGGATAAAGCCCTGGAGGACAAAGAAATTTCCGTTGAAGAATGCATCAAGCTGTTGGAAGTTCGAGATTTCGAATTAACAGCGCTGGTTCTGGTGGCCGATGAGCTTCGGCGGCGGGCCGTTGGAAATATTGTCACCTATGTTGTAAACCGAAATATCAATTTCACCAATATCTGTTATGTAGGGTGTAAATTTTGTGGATTTAAGCGGAGACCCGATCAAGAAGACGCTTACATGCGGACTCCCGAAGAAATCGAAGCCAAGGTAGAAGATGCCGTAAGACGGGGTGCTACGGAGGTTTGTATCCAGGGAGGATTACCCCGAAATATGGATGGTTATCTGTATCGGGACATTTTACGTCTGGTTAAGAAGAAAGCCCCGCAGATCCACATCCATGCCTATTCTCCCATGGAGATCCTTCATGGAGTCGAACGGACCGGGCTTAGCCTGGAGGAGTATTTACTCATGCTCAAGGAAGCCGGACTGGGAACCATTCCGGGTACAGCCGCCGAGATCCTGGATGATGAGGTTCGCAGGATCCTATCTCAGAACCGACTTAAAGTCGCCATGTGGGTTAAAATTATTACGACCGCTCATAAGTTGGGAATTCCTTCTACGGCTACCATTATGTATGGACATGTGGAAAAGCCGTGGCATATTGCGAACCATCTGGCCTTGATCCGTTCTATTCAAAAAGAAACCCATGGTTTTACCGAGTTCGTACCCCTGGGATTTGTTCACGAAAATACTTTTCTGTATCGTAAAGATGGATCCAGACCCGGACCCACCGGGCTCGAAGAACTCAGAATGCATGCAGTCTCCAGAATAATGCTGAACGGATATATTAAAAACATTCAGGTTTCCTGGGTTAAACTGGGGATTAAACTCGCCCAGTTATGCTTAAATGCAGGCGCCAACGATTTCAGTGGCACTTTAATGGAAGAGAATATTTCTAAAGCAGCCGGAGCAACAACCGGAGAGTATCTGGCTCCAGAGGAGATGCGACGATTGATCTGGGACCTGGGAAGGATCCCGGCCGAGCGTTCGACCACTTATCAACTCCTTAAGGTGTTCAACCAAAAAGAAGAGGTAACTACCGAAGCCAACCCGGCTTATACAGAGGAAATAGCTTTACCGGTATCCATCAGGTAA
- the cofG gene encoding 7,8-didemethyl-8-hydroxy-5-deazariboflavin synthase subunit CofG → MKDRTVTYSPSITITVTHDCPKHCLYCGFRTDREGLISWENIQATLNNAHRFGATEILIMSGEEVEKFPHIRAQLKERGYKTFVDFVYSVCETVLENGFLPHTNIGIMTYEELARLREVNASMGLMLENVDPWVARKVQPQKNLRDRIRTLEDAGRLKIPYTSGILIGMGESVESRFESLRILADLHKQYGHLQEIIIQNYVPNRGSRLRPYPLSLGEYKELIAYSKEIMPEVAVQIPPNLNPYWLDLIEVGAEDLGGISPEGDHVNIDNPWDQITFYEEALTQRGYRLSKRLPVYAKYYQTVLSFPGKIGKYLKAFINNEVQAG, encoded by the coding sequence ATGAAGGATCGAACGGTAACATATTCTCCATCTATAACCATTACAGTTACCCATGATTGTCCCAAACACTGTCTGTATTGTGGATTTCGAACGGATCGGGAGGGATTGATTTCCTGGGAGAATATTCAAGCTACGCTGAACAATGCCCATCGGTTTGGTGCCACGGAAATCCTCATTATGTCCGGAGAAGAAGTGGAAAAGTTCCCTCACATTCGAGCCCAGTTAAAGGAGCGGGGGTATAAGACTTTTGTAGATTTTGTTTATTCTGTTTGTGAGACTGTTCTGGAAAATGGATTCCTTCCCCATACCAACATCGGTATTATGACCTATGAGGAGCTTGCCCGGTTACGGGAAGTTAACGCCTCTATGGGTCTTATGTTGGAGAACGTAGATCCCTGGGTAGCCCGGAAAGTACAACCTCAAAAAAACCTTCGGGACCGGATTCGAACCCTGGAAGATGCTGGCCGACTCAAGATTCCTTACACCAGTGGTATTCTCATCGGAATGGGAGAATCGGTAGAGAGCCGATTCGAATCTTTGCGAATCCTTGCCGACTTGCATAAACAATACGGCCATCTTCAAGAGATTATCATTCAGAATTATGTCCCTAACCGGGGTTCACGGCTTCGCCCGTATCCCCTCTCTTTAGGGGAATATAAGGAACTTATTGCCTATTCTAAGGAGATCATGCCAGAGGTAGCCGTACAGATCCCACCGAATTTAAATCCTTACTGGTTAGACTTAATCGAGGTCGGGGCGGAAGATCTGGGAGGGATTTCTCCAGAAGGGGATCACGTTAACATAGATAACCCTTGGGACCAGATAACCTTCTATGAGGAAGCCTTAACCCAGAGGGGATATCGCCTCTCCAAACGACTCCCGGTCTATGCGAAGTACTATCAGACGGTTTTGTCCTTCCCTGGAAAGATTGGAAAGTATTTGAAGGCTTTTATAAATAATGAAGTTCAGGCTGGTTGA
- a CDS encoding NTP transferase domain-containing protein — protein MNFAIVPVKCLSHAKERLASLLSPAERQSLAFAMLKDVLAALTRSGELQHVVVVSSDLTVWEVARNFGALIIKELSQENESASVEAATKICISWGASTVLIVPSDIPLITPEDVDFLIKKSRQGLQPCLPIKEDEPGADSPFVILVPSWDHKGTNAFLRRPPDVIPSSFGYDSLRIHIAEAERQKIPYQIYELPRIALDIDSPEDLKLFLSVESLTHTYRQLVKSEIPHRLRL, from the coding sequence GTGAACTTCGCCATTGTTCCCGTTAAGTGTTTATCCCATGCCAAGGAGCGATTAGCTTCTCTTCTTTCGCCTGCCGAAAGGCAATCTCTGGCCTTTGCCATGCTAAAAGATGTTTTAGCGGCTCTCACCCGTTCCGGAGAACTCCAGCACGTCGTGGTTGTCAGTAGCGATCTTACCGTGTGGGAAGTAGCCCGGAATTTCGGTGCTTTGATTATTAAAGAGCTATCCCAGGAAAATGAAAGTGCCTCGGTGGAGGCGGCAACGAAAATCTGTATAAGCTGGGGGGCTTCCACAGTATTGATTGTACCTTCCGATATTCCCCTTATAACCCCTGAAGATGTGGATTTTCTTATCAAGAAAAGCCGGCAAGGACTTCAACCCTGCTTACCGATTAAAGAGGATGAGCCTGGGGCGGATTCCCCCTTTGTAATTCTCGTACCTTCTTGGGATCACAAGGGAACCAACGCCTTCTTGCGAAGACCTCCGGATGTTATCCCTTCCAGCTTTGGTTATGACAGCCTTCGGATTCATATTGCCGAGGCCGAGAGACAGAAGATCCCCTATCAAATTTACGAATTACCCAGAATTGCCTTGGATATTGATTCTCCTGAGGATCTCAAGTTATTTCTCTCTGTCGAGAGTCTGACCCATACCTACCGACAGCTTGTGAAATCGGAAATACCCCATCGTCTTCGGCTTTAG
- the fdhF gene encoding formate dehydrogenase subunit alpha has translation MNLIPIAIDDRPLSVQPGTTIFEAAQSIGIDIPVLCHHPNLNPIAVCRICVVEVKGSRVLVPACIRQVEKDMVIQTHSPRVQRSRRMLTELLLTDHPTPCKKQEQTGDCELERLATAYGIQGSRFARKNGGIGVGKDESMGVGEGGSKRNTFLRPYPSLDLSSPVIAVDHDACILCDRCLRACSDLQVNEVIGRAYKGIHTKISFDMDQPMGKSSCVSCGECMAYCPTGALTDKPLTSLTDFKNTRPVHSLCPYCGVGCSITYHVADHTIVRVTGRPDGPANRGRLCVKGRYGFDYINHPERLTVPLIRRPEYPKQLNLDKSNSSEYSPREAFREATWEEALELAASKFLWIKKHYGSKALAGFGSAKCSNEDNYLFQKLIRAVFGTNNVDHCTRLCHASSVAALMETIGSGAVSNIFADVLQAQVALVIGANPVENHPVAATFIKQAAKKGTTLIVIDPRYVDLARHADYFIQFKPGTDVALLNGFLHVIIQEGLVNEKFVQERTEGFEKLRETVTAYPPELVEKLTGVSADLVRKIARLYATAERSMIFWGMGISQHSTGTDNARNLVNLALVTGHIGRPGTGLHPLRGQNNVQGASDVGLIPFVYTDYQKVNDPAVKKKFESAWGVPLDPEPGLTVVEIMNEILKGTIKGMYMMGENPFLSDPNINKVKKCLASLEFLVVQDIFLTETAEFADVILPGSSFAEKEGTYTNTDRRVQLARKAIDSPGQARIDWQIIADLSTRMGYPMNYTSAEEIFQEIASLTPSYAGLNYERLTKGGILWPSRTPEDPGTSVLFTETFPSGRGKFIPVEFAPAKELPDADYPFVLNTGRVLQHWHTGTMTRRSKALDEISPEPYVDVNPIDLDRLGIQDGEKVKVSSRRGTIILKVRASTRVSPGNVFIPFHFKEAAANVLTNDVLDPYGKIPEFKFCAVSIQK, from the coding sequence ATGAATCTTATCCCAATAGCTATCGACGACCGTCCCCTCTCGGTTCAACCGGGTACTACTATTTTTGAGGCGGCTCAATCCATCGGTATAGATATTCCGGTTCTTTGCCATCATCCAAACTTAAATCCGATTGCGGTCTGTCGGATTTGTGTGGTAGAGGTGAAAGGATCCCGTGTTCTGGTTCCGGCCTGTATTCGACAGGTAGAGAAGGACATGGTTATTCAAACCCATTCTCCTCGCGTTCAGCGATCCCGGCGTATGCTGACAGAACTTCTTTTGACAGACCATCCAACTCCCTGCAAAAAGCAAGAACAGACCGGAGATTGTGAATTAGAAAGACTGGCCACAGCCTATGGGATTCAGGGATCCCGGTTTGCGAGAAAGAATGGGGGAATAGGAGTAGGGAAGGATGAGAGTATGGGAGTCGGGGAGGGTGGGAGTAAAAGGAATACCTTCTTACGGCCCTACCCCTCTCTCGATTTATCCTCCCCGGTTATTGCCGTAGATCACGACGCCTGTATTTTATGTGATCGTTGCCTTCGGGCTTGCTCCGATCTTCAGGTTAATGAGGTGATTGGTAGGGCGTATAAAGGAATTCATACCAAAATCTCCTTTGATATGGATCAGCCCATGGGGAAATCTTCTTGCGTTTCCTGCGGAGAGTGTATGGCCTATTGTCCAACCGGTGCTTTGACCGATAAGCCCTTGACTTCCCTAACCGATTTTAAAAATACCCGACCTGTCCACTCCCTGTGCCCCTATTGTGGAGTCGGTTGTAGTATTACCTATCATGTGGCCGATCATACCATCGTACGAGTTACCGGGAGACCCGATGGACCGGCCAATCGGGGACGTCTTTGTGTGAAAGGTCGCTACGGTTTTGATTATATTAATCATCCCGAGCGGTTAACCGTGCCGCTTATCCGTAGACCGGAATATCCTAAACAATTGAATTTGGATAAATCCAACAGCTCCGAATACTCCCCACGGGAAGCTTTTCGGGAAGCTACTTGGGAAGAAGCCTTGGAGCTGGCAGCTTCAAAATTTCTATGGATTAAAAAACACTATGGATCAAAGGCTCTGGCCGGATTCGGTTCTGCCAAGTGTTCCAATGAAGATAATTACCTCTTCCAGAAACTTATTCGGGCTGTATTTGGGACAAATAATGTGGATCACTGTACCCGCCTTTGCCATGCTTCTTCTGTAGCAGCCCTTATGGAAACCATCGGAAGTGGGGCCGTTTCCAACATTTTTGCTGATGTTTTACAGGCCCAGGTTGCCCTCGTGATCGGAGCCAATCCGGTAGAAAACCATCCGGTTGCTGCTACCTTTATCAAACAGGCTGCCAAAAAGGGAACCACCCTTATCGTAATCGACCCACGTTATGTGGACTTAGCCCGACATGCCGATTATTTTATTCAATTCAAACCTGGAACCGATGTGGCCCTCCTCAATGGATTTTTACATGTAATTATCCAGGAAGGTCTGGTCAACGAGAAATTCGTTCAGGAACGGACAGAAGGCTTTGAAAAACTTCGGGAAACGGTTACCGCTTACCCACCTGAATTAGTAGAGAAATTGACCGGGGTATCCGCAGATTTGGTTAGAAAGATTGCTCGCCTCTATGCAACTGCAGAACGAAGCATGATTTTCTGGGGAATGGGAATTTCCCAACATTCTACAGGGACCGATAACGCAAGGAATTTAGTCAACTTAGCCCTGGTAACCGGACATATTGGCAGGCCCGGGACCGGTCTTCATCCCCTGAGAGGCCAGAACAACGTTCAGGGCGCCTCCGATGTAGGCCTTATCCCCTTTGTCTATACCGATTATCAAAAAGTGAATGATCCGGCCGTAAAGAAAAAATTTGAATCGGCCTGGGGGGTTCCTCTGGATCCTGAGCCGGGTTTAACCGTGGTGGAGATCATGAACGAAATCTTGAAGGGAACCATCAAAGGGATGTATATGATGGGGGAAAATCCCTTCCTCAGCGATCCTAATATCAATAAAGTTAAAAAGTGTCTGGCCTCTCTAGAGTTCCTTGTGGTTCAAGACATTTTCTTAACTGAAACCGCTGAATTTGCCGATGTGATTCTACCCGGATCCAGTTTTGCCGAAAAGGAGGGGACCTATACCAACACGGATCGGCGCGTTCAACTGGCCCGAAAGGCTATAGACTCTCCCGGACAGGCTCGTATAGACTGGCAGATTATCGCGGACCTTTCTACTCGTATGGGCTATCCCATGAACTATACTTCCGCCGAAGAAATCTTCCAGGAGATAGCCTCCCTGACCCCCAGCTATGCTGGATTGAATTATGAGCGCCTGACCAAAGGTGGAATTCTCTGGCCTTCTAGGACCCCGGAGGATCCGGGCACCTCGGTTTTGTTTACCGAAACCTTCCCCAGTGGCCGAGGTAAATTCATTCCAGTTGAATTTGCTCCAGCTAAAGAATTACCCGACGCCGACTATCCCTTTGTCCTGAATACAGGTCGTGTCCTCCAACACTGGCATACAGGAACCATGACCCGTCGTTCCAAGGCTCTGGATGAAATCTCTCCAGAACCCTATGTGGATGTGAATCCCATAGATTTGGACAGGCTGGGGATTCAAGACGGAGAGAAGGTTAAAGTTTCCTCTCGCCGGGGAACTATTATCTTGAAGGTCCGGGCTTCTACACGCGTATCTCCAGGAAATGTCTTCATTCCCTTTCATTTTAAAGAGGCGGCTGCCAATGTTTTAACCAATGACGTGTTGGATCCCTATGGAAAAATTCCAGAATTCAAGTTTTGTGCGGTTTCCATTCAAAAATAA